Within the Sarcophilus harrisii chromosome 2, mSarHar1.11, whole genome shotgun sequence genome, the region AGCATATTCCAAGGATTCTAGGGAATAACATAGTTCAGTTACTCTTTCCCAAGCTTTCCCTTCTACTCCTTacatctcccttcccccccatagGAGTACCCTCATCTCCCTGGAAAAGGCACAATTTCTCCACTGAGGGGAAATCCCAGGCAGGAGGCTTGGAGGCATCCCAATGGGATTCCTGGGAAAGTCTCCCCCACTACCTCCCCccaatcccctcccccaaaaagtaCCTGCAGTAGCTGTCGCTAACCATGCCATAGACTACAATCTGCTCACAGAGCTCCATGGCCAGGATCATGGTGAACCAGCCAGTGCTCAGGAAGGAGCCAGACTTCATCCTGAAGAAGACAAAAACCATATCACCTATCAGTACTATTCTCCCCCAAGACCTCCATGCTCCCAAACCACGGGTGCAAGCCCTGTCAACCTATTATACCTGAAATGATCCCACCCTCCTCCTCTTTTGCAGCCCATCTTGCGGGGTTAATTATCTACCCTCTTTCTTTTCAGGCGTTGTTCTCTGCTGATTTTTTAAATGGTTCCTATGGACCTCAGAGAAATCAAGTCTTGGATCCACAAAGAACGTTAGAGGTCACTGATTCTAGCCTCCCAGATAAGCCCTCCGCAGCAGACCTGGCCAAGGTTCCTTCAGTCTCTTCCTGATGGTGCTGTGACAAAAGAGCTGGGCCTGCGGCCAGGAAACCTGTGATTgagtcccagctctgacactggGCAACCCCAGGCAAATCTCTTGCATTCTCCGAGAGGGGATAACAACACTTATACAGACCTCCATCATGGACTgttgctttgtaaaccttacgGTGCCAGGAAAAAGATGAATTCTTATCATTATGACTCTTACTGAAACAGCACATTCCACCATAGGTCAATAACTCTGGCCCAATTCTGCCTCCCCGTAGTAACTCACATCAATAAATCACCATAAGATTTACAAAGCCCTTCCTCTTAACAATTCTATGAGGTTAACAGTAGCAGCATTATAagccccattttacacatgaggaaaaccaaaaaataagGTATTTGACCATAATCCCACAAGTAGTCAGAACCATGGTTTGACCCTAAGTCCCCAGACTTCCACTCAAGCACATGGTCTTTGGCTAAATTCCTATTAAATCAGTCCTAGCTCTGCCCTCTGGTGCTTGTAGACTGTCTAACCCCAAGCCCCTCCAAACTGGGGAGACACTCTCACAAGCCCACTGGAGAGAGGGAAAACTTGGGGAAATGGTCACTTTGCTCACCGGTTCTTGCCAGTCTCGTTCTGGAAGACCTCGTCACAGTAGGCCATCATGTGGTCAGTGAGGGTGTAGAGCTGCACCCCCGGGTACATCTCCTTAACCTTCAGCAGGGTTCGGTAGGTGGAGCCTCCTTGGTCACGGTTCATGCGCTTCCCAGGACCCCAGACCACATACACGGTGTCCCTTGCTTGCTGGAAGAAGTACGACTGGTTGCGGAGCAGCAGGGGGACACTGGTGTGGGACACCATGCGCAAAGTACTGCGGTGCCCCACGTCCGCCTCATAGCCTGCCGTGGGGGCCTGGTTCATGCGCAGCACACATTCCGTCCCATCGATCTCTGGTCCCCAGTGTGAGCCGAGCATCTGGCCAGAGCTGGACACCAGGGCACAGCGGCGACACAGCCTGTGGACCAGAGGCTGCAGGAGAGAGAGTCAAAGGGCTGGAAGAATCCTTCCAGGTTCTGGGGTCTACCCAAGCCTGATGGATCCTCGGGATGCTTGGGGGGAGACGGTAAGGAGGAAGCCCTGTAATGGGCAGACAGGACTGAGATTTAAAACCTGACTTCCTATTCTCAGTCTGAGGCCTCATGGCCAAAACACCTGCCTCAACTCCTCTCTTACTTCCTTTTCCTCAAcaatattcttccttctcccccagaACAACATTGTAAAACAGTCAAAGCAACcttattttcttgaattcttttgcAATAACATCATAAATAATATGAACAGCCAGAATCCAAGTCCCCTTTCAATTTAGTACTAAGATTTCTCCTCCTTGCCCAAGCTCCATCCCTCAGATGAAAAAGCATCATTTAGTTTTATCTAGCAATAAAGATACTGTATTCTACTACATCCAAGAAGAgagagcttatttttttttaaatcccataaCAGAGATACTTATATTTTTTTTAGAGTAAACTACCAACACATTATACCACTTCACTTTCTCTGATACCCTTTCTCGAAGTGTCTGGTAGAAAAAGAATGCGCAAATAAGAGGTTATTTGGAAATCCTActgaagtgagttcaagggataatgtaaaaaattacccaggcatgggttctgtcaataaaaagttataattatttaaaaaaagaaaaagaaaaagaaatcctacCTGTGGGCTGAACAGATCGAATGTTCATCCACCTTAGTCCATAagcttctggggggggggggggcctgaaGCAGTATGACTAAGAATCTCATCACCCACCTCTAGATTTTCCTGAAGAAGCATGAAGAAACCCAATGGAGTCCACCTACCTTGCCATCGGGCACGCTGCTGTAACCCTGGAAGTGCAGGGAGCCGGGTACCGTGGGCCACAGGCTCTCACGAGGTTGCCTTGAGGCTAGACATGCCTTCCAACACAGCTGCATACACAGTTGATTGCAGAGAAGGACATAGAGGACAATGAGCACCAAGAAACACAGTGGGACAGAAAAGAGTCGACCCTGGAGGGGAACAAAAGGAAGCCGCGGTCAGCTGGAGATGGGGCACTGAGGGAACTCTGCAAAGCTCGAGGTAAGAGAGAGCACAAGAATCACAAGATCGTGAAATCATCAACTCACAAGATCTGATTATCAGTGAATAGGAGCACACATAAACTTAGTCAGGAAAGGTTCCCtttgaaaaggacctcagagctCAAGCCCACTATATGAACACTCTCTAGATCAGGCTTCCCTTTTAGGTAATAAAGCAGCCGGTCCTGGATATTTCCATAGAAAAGGAGCACCAGACCTTAGAAGTGAACCTATTCCTGTTAGACGGGCTTGTTTTTTTTAGGATTAACATCTTCTATCAAACCAAAAATTACCTCTTTCTAATATCCCATCTCTAGTCCTAGTTTCACcttggaagggagggagggagggatgaaaggaaggaaagaagaggaagggagagaggagggggaaagggagggaggagggaagaagggagaggaagaaagaagggaggaagggagaggagagggaagaaggaagagaaggaaagaagggaggaagggagagatgaaaggaagaacagaggaagggaggaaggaagggaaagaggaaaggaagaaaagagggggaagggaggggagtggaaagaacagagagaaggaggaaagaagagagggatggaaggaaagaaaggaaggaggaaagaaggaagggaggggaaaaaaaggaagaatataagtaggaaagaaagaaggaaaacaaggaaggaaacaagtactTACATGTACCAGATATCATACTATGCACTTTATt harbors:
- the ST6GALNAC4 gene encoding alpha-N-acetyl-neuraminyl-2,3-beta-galactosyl-1,3-N-acetyl-galactosaminide alpha-2,6-sialyltransferase isoform X3: MQLCWKACLASRQPRESLWPTVPGSLHFQGYSSVPDGKPLVHRLCRRCALVSSSGQMLGSHWGPEIDGTECVLRMNQAPTAGYEADVGHRSTLRMVSHTSVPLLLRNQSYFFQQARDTVYVVWGPGKRMNRDQGGSTYRTLLKVKEMYPGVQLYTLTDHMMAYCDEVFQNETGKNRMKSGSFLSTGWFTMILAMELCEQIVVYGMVSDSYCREKSPPSVPYHYFEKGKLDECHTYLVHEKAPRGAHRFITEKAIFSRWAKKKPIIFTHPSWQSE
- the ST6GALNAC4 gene encoding alpha-N-acetyl-neuraminyl-2,3-beta-galactosyl-1,3-N-acetyl-galactosaminide alpha-2,6-sialyltransferase isoform X1, yielding MAAGWGEPGPAGPVTSALFGEPRVFTAQRRSENPGEGRLFSVPLCFLVLIVLYVLLCNQLCMQLCWKACLASRQPRESLWPTVPGSLHFQGYSSVPDGKPLVHRLCRRCALVSSSGQMLGSHWGPEIDGTECVLRMNQAPTAGYEADVGHRSTLRMVSHTSVPLLLRNQSYFFQQARDTVYVVWGPGKRMNRDQGGSTYRTLLKVKEMYPGVQLYTLTDHMMAYCDEVFQNETGKNRMKSGSFLSTGWFTMILAMELCEQIVVYGMVSDSYCREKSPPSVPYHYFEKGKLDECHTYLVHEKAPRGAHRFITEKAIFSRWAKKKPIIFTHPSWQSE
- the ST6GALNAC4 gene encoding alpha-N-acetyl-neuraminyl-2,3-beta-galactosyl-1,3-N-acetyl-galactosaminide alpha-2,6-sialyltransferase isoform X2; protein product: MKTVGRLFSVPLCFLVLIVLYVLLCNQLCMQLCWKACLASRQPRESLWPTVPGSLHFQGYSSVPDGKPLVHRLCRRCALVSSSGQMLGSHWGPEIDGTECVLRMNQAPTAGYEADVGHRSTLRMVSHTSVPLLLRNQSYFFQQARDTVYVVWGPGKRMNRDQGGSTYRTLLKVKEMYPGVQLYTLTDHMMAYCDEVFQNETGKNRMKSGSFLSTGWFTMILAMELCEQIVVYGMVSDSYCREKSPPSVPYHYFEKGKLDECHTYLVHEKAPRGAHRFITEKAIFSRWAKKKPIIFTHPSWQSE